CATAGCGAGGCTGACGCGCTCAAGTATGCTGGAGGTCCTACATGCGGATTACATCAAGACGGCTAAGGCCAAGGGCCTAAGCTGGGCAGCTATCCTGAGCCGTCACGTGCTGCGTAACGGAATACTGCCTGTAGTAACCTATATGGGACCTATGACAGCTAACATCGTAACCGGTTCTGTTGTTATTGAGCAGATCTTCGGTGTCGGCGGGATCGGCAAGCAATTTGTTGAAGCGATCGGTGTCCGCGATTATACCGTTATTATGGGGATTACCATCTTCTATGGTGTACTGCTTATGGTAGCCCGGTTCATCACTGACATTGCTTATGTGTTTATAGATCCGCGTATCAAACTATCTGGCGGAAAGGAGGGCTAACGAGTGGCTTCTGACAAAAACTTGGTATCGCAGGATGCGAACCTGAAACCGGAAGATTTCCGTAAGGTTGGAATTGACGAACGGCAGGCTGAAGTCATTCAGCGTGAAAGTCTGTCCGCCTGGCGGGATTCCTGGGAACGTCTGCGCCAGAACAAAATGGCAATGACAGCTCTGGGAGTTCTTGGTCTGATTGTACTGGCTGCTATTTTTGCGCCATTCTTCTCAAAGTTCAATTACTATTCTAACGATTTGCTCAACACGAATAAGCCCCCTTCATCCGACCATTGGTTCGGTACAGATGATCTGGGACGCGATATCTTTGTCCGTACCTGGTACGGTGCACGAATCTCACTGATTGTCGGCCTTGCCGCTGCTGCGATCGACCTTTTCATCGGGGTTATCTACGGCGGAATCATGGGTTACTTCGGCGGCCGTGTTGACAATATCATGAATAAAATCTCTGAAATTCTGTACTCCATTCCATACCTGCTGGTAGTTATCCTGCTGCTGGTAGTACTTGAACCAAGCCTTGGTACCATTATCCTGGCGCTGACGATAACGGGCTGGATTACGATGTCCTGGATTGTGCGCGGCGAGATTATGCAGCTTAAGAACCGTGAGTTCGTACTCGCTTCGCGTTCGATGGGTGCAGGGTCCAAGCGGCTGCTGTTCAAGCATCTTTTGCCGAATGCTGTGGGACCGATTATTGTAACGATTACGCTGTCCGTGCCGAATGCCATCTTTGCCGAAGCGTTCCTGAGCTTCCTCGGTCTTGGTGTACAGGCTCCGGTAGCTTCACTAGGTTCGATGATCAATGACTCACTGACCGGCTGGCTTTATTATCCGTGGCGCTTCCTGTTCCCGGCTATTCTTATCAGTTT
The window above is part of the Paenibacillus sp. FSL H8-0048 genome. Proteins encoded here:
- a CDS encoding ABC transporter permease, which produces MASDKNLVSQDANLKPEDFRKVGIDERQAEVIQRESLSAWRDSWERLRQNKMAMTALGVLGLIVLAAIFAPFFSKFNYYSNDLLNTNKPPSSDHWFGTDDLGRDIFVRTWYGARISLIVGLAAAAIDLFIGVIYGGIMGYFGGRVDNIMNKISEILYSIPYLLVVILLLVVLEPSLGTIILALTITGWITMSWIVRGEIMQLKNREFVLASRSMGAGSKRLLFKHLLPNAVGPIIVTITLSVPNAIFAEAFLSFLGLGVQAPVASLGSMINDSLTGWLYYPWRFLFPAILISLTMLSFNIFGDGLRDALDPKLKK